Proteins from one Pseudomonas grandcourensis genomic window:
- a CDS encoding adenosylcobinamide-GDP ribazoletransferase encodes MLPFWIALQFLSSLPIRLPGMPEPRELGRSLLFYPLVGLLFGAILWAVNWLLLGTPTLLHAALLLSLWVLLSGGLHLDGLADSADAWLGGFGDRERTLTIMKDPRSGPIAVVTLVLVLLLKFTALLALIEQPHSLALIIVPLIGRSALLGLFLTTPYVRAGGLGQALADHLPRSAGKQVLAVSALACVLIAGLSGVVAVVLAALGFVWLRQVMLRRLGGTTGDTAGAMLELLEVAVLVGLALF; translated from the coding sequence ATGCTGCCATTCTGGATCGCCCTGCAATTTCTCAGCAGCCTGCCGATTCGCCTGCCCGGTATGCCTGAGCCCCGGGAACTGGGGCGGTCGCTGCTGTTTTATCCGCTGGTGGGATTGCTCTTTGGCGCGATTCTGTGGGCAGTCAACTGGCTGTTGCTGGGCACGCCGACCTTGCTGCACGCGGCGCTGTTGCTGAGCCTTTGGGTGCTGCTCAGCGGCGGGCTGCATCTGGATGGCCTGGCGGACAGCGCCGATGCCTGGCTCGGTGGTTTTGGCGACCGCGAGCGTACGCTGACCATCATGAAAGATCCGCGCAGCGGGCCGATCGCCGTGGTGACGCTGGTGCTAGTGTTGCTGCTCAAGTTCACCGCGCTGCTGGCGCTGATCGAACAGCCGCACTCGCTGGCATTGATCATCGTGCCGTTGATCGGTCGCAGCGCATTGCTCGGCTTGTTCCTGACCACGCCGTACGTGCGTGCCGGTGGCCTGGGTCAGGCATTGGCCGATCATCTTCCGCGTTCGGCGGGCAAGCAGGTGCTGGCGGTCAGCGCGCTGGCTTGTGTGCTGATTGCCGGTTTGAGTGGTGTGGTGGCGGTGGTGTTGGCGGCACTGGGGTTTGTCTGGCTGCGCCAGGTGATGTTGCGGCGCCTGGGCGGCACGACGGGGGACACGGCGGGTGCGATGCTGGAGCTGCTGGAAGTTGCAGTGTTGGTAGGTTTGGCGCTGTTTTAA
- a CDS encoding MarR family transcriptional regulator, with protein MLDSQCLCINLRRAARGVSRHYDGALDGFGINVAQYSLLCNLQRLDQPSISILAEAMGLDRSTLGRNLRVLEGDGLVTLVEGEDMRNRIVLLTEAGAERLKAALPAWEAAQQRLIDRLGAEKRETLLKLLDELA; from the coding sequence ATGCTCGATTCCCAATGTTTATGCATCAACCTGCGTCGCGCCGCCCGTGGCGTCAGCAGGCACTACGACGGCGCTCTCGACGGCTTCGGGATCAACGTTGCGCAGTATTCTTTGCTGTGCAATCTGCAGCGTCTTGATCAGCCGAGCATCTCGATCCTGGCCGAGGCCATGGGCCTGGATCGCAGCACCCTGGGGCGCAATTTGCGGGTGCTGGAGGGTGATGGCCTGGTGACGCTGGTCGAGGGCGAGGACATGCGCAACCGCATCGTCCTGCTGACCGAGGCCGGGGCAGAGCGCCTCAAGGCTGCCTTGCCGGCCTGGGAAGCCGCGCAGCAACGCTTGATCGATCGCCTGGGCGCCGAGAAGCGCGAAACCTTATTGAAGCTGCTGGACGAACTGGCGTGA
- a CDS encoding MFS transporter: MTSMWRTCGWVLLGSALILALSLGVRHGFGLFLAPMSAEFGWGREVFAFAIALQNLIWGLAQPFTGALADRFGAAKVVLIGGVLYAAGLICMGLSDSAMTLSLSAGLLIGIGLSGTSFSVILGVVGRAVPPEKRSMGMGIASAAGSFGQFAMLPGTLGLIGWLGWSGALLALGMLVALIVPLVSMLKDKPLPVLGHEQTLGEALREACSHSGFWLLAFGFFVCGFQVVFIGVHLPAYLVDQHLPATVGTTVLALIGLFNIFGTYTAGWLGGRMSKPRLLTGLYLLRAVVIALFLWAPVTTTTAYLFGMAMGFLWLSTVPLTNGTVATLFGVRNLSMLGGIVFLFHQLGSFLGGWLGGVVYDRTGSYDLIWQVAILLSLLAAALNWPVRERPVARLQSQMSAI, translated from the coding sequence ATGACATCGATGTGGCGTACTTGCGGCTGGGTTCTTTTGGGGAGTGCGCTGATCCTTGCGCTGTCGCTGGGCGTTCGCCATGGCTTCGGGTTGTTTCTGGCGCCGATGAGCGCCGAGTTCGGCTGGGGCCGTGAAGTCTTTGCCTTCGCCATCGCCCTGCAGAACCTGATCTGGGGCCTCGCTCAGCCATTCACCGGCGCCTTGGCCGACCGCTTCGGCGCGGCGAAAGTGGTGCTGATCGGTGGCGTCCTGTATGCGGCCGGGCTGATCTGCATGGGGCTCTCCGACTCGGCGATGACCCTGTCCCTGAGTGCCGGCCTGCTGATCGGCATAGGACTGTCCGGTACATCGTTCTCGGTGATCCTGGGGGTGGTCGGGCGCGCGGTGCCGCCGGAAAAACGTAGCATGGGCATGGGGATCGCCAGTGCGGCCGGTTCGTTCGGCCAGTTCGCGATGCTGCCCGGCACGCTCGGTTTGATCGGATGGCTTGGCTGGTCCGGGGCGCTGCTGGCGCTGGGCATGCTGGTGGCGTTGATCGTGCCGCTGGTGAGCATGCTCAAGGACAAGCCGCTGCCCGTCCTGGGCCACGAACAGACCCTTGGCGAAGCGCTGCGCGAAGCCTGCTCCCATTCCGGATTCTGGCTGCTGGCGTTCGGCTTTTTCGTGTGCGGATTCCAGGTGGTGTTCATCGGCGTGCACCTGCCGGCCTATCTGGTGGATCAACACCTTCCGGCGACGGTTGGCACCACGGTGCTGGCGCTGATTGGCCTGTTCAACATTTTCGGCACCTATACCGCTGGATGGCTCGGCGGGCGCATGTCCAAGCCGCGTTTGCTCACCGGTCTGTACTTGCTGCGGGCGGTGGTCATTGCGTTGTTCCTGTGGGCGCCGGTGACGACCACCACAGCCTACCTGTTCGGCATGGCCATGGGCTTCCTGTGGCTGTCGACGGTGCCGTTGACCAACGGCACGGTGGCGACCTTGTTTGGTGTACGAAACCTGTCCATGCTCGGTGGGATTGTTTTCCTGTTTCACCAGCTCGGCTCATTCCTGGGCGGCTGGTTGGGCGGGGTGGTGTATGACCGAACCGGGAGTTATGACTTGATCTGGCAAGTGGCAATTCTCTTGAGCCTGTTGGCCGCTGCCCTCAATTGGCCGGTGCGTGAGCGGCCGGTAGCGCGCCTGCAATCACAAATGAGTGCGATATGA